One genomic window of bacterium includes the following:
- the msrB gene encoding peptide-methionine (R)-S-oxide reductase MsrB, with protein MQTFHTDLSYVEKSAQAWKMALTAEQFPILREEGTGRPFTGALWDNHRKGIYRCAGCGIDLFSSATKYDSRTGWPSFWQPIAAGKVREVEDNSFFTRRTEVKCARCGGHLGHMFNDGPKPTGLRYCINSASLTFVDVPVEGAMINEEG; from the coding sequence ATACAGACCTTTCATACAGACCTTTCCTACGTGGAAAAGAGTGCGCAAGCGTGGAAAATGGCACTCACGGCCGAACAGTTCCCTATCCTCAGGGAAGAAGGTACGGGACGCCCCTTCACAGGGGCACTTTGGGACAACCATCGGAAGGGCATTTACCGCTGCGCTGGATGCGGTATTGACCTGTTCTCTTCCGCTACCAAATACGATTCCAGAACAGGTTGGCCCAGTTTCTGGCAACCCATCGCAGCCGGCAAGGTTCGAGAGGTGGAGGACAACAGTTTTTTCACGCGCAGGACAGAGGTAAAGTGCGCCAGGTGCGGCGGCCACCTTGGACATATGTTCAACGACGGTCCGAAACCCACAGGGCTGAGGTACTGCATCAACTCGGCGAGCCTCACCTTCGTAGATGTACCGGTAGAAGGGGCCATGATTAATGAGGAGGGCTAG
- the msrA gene encoding peptide-methionine (S)-S-oxide reductase MsrA translates to MDQKNKGYETATFAGGCFWCMEPPFDKLDGVISTTSGYTGGQEKNPTYQEVSAGKTGHAEAVQIVFDPGKVSYKKLLEVFWMQINPTTPDRQFVDVGSQYRSGIFYLDDKQRRLAEESKIEIAESGRFDGPIVTEITRAGDFWPAEDYHQDYYMKSPQRYKFYRFGSGRDRYLNKVWGGKP, encoded by the coding sequence ATGGATCAGAAAAACAAGGGTTATGAAACAGCCACCTTTGCAGGAGGCTGTTTCTGGTGCATGGAACCACCCTTCGACAAGCTGGATGGAGTTATCTCAACCACATCGGGCTACACCGGAGGGCAGGAGAAGAACCCGACTTACCAGGAAGTGTCCGCGGGCAAGACAGGCCACGCGGAGGCGGTTCAGATCGTCTTCGATCCCGGGAAGGTTTCCTACAAAAAACTGCTGGAGGTTTTCTGGATGCAGATCAACCCAACGACCCCTGACCGACAGTTCGTGGATGTGGGCTCCCAATACCGCTCGGGTATTTTCTACCTCGATGACAAGCAGCGCCGCCTGGCAGAGGAATCGAAAATAGAAATAGCTGAATCCGGACGCTTTGATGGGCCCATCGTCACCGAGATAACCAGGGCAGGTGATTTCTGGCCGGCCGAGGATTACCACCAGGATTACTACATGAAGAGTCCGCAGCGGTACAAATTCTACCGCTTCGGATCGGGCCGGGACCGGTACCTGAATAAGGTGTGGGGGGGGAAACCGTGA
- a CDS encoding DUF169 domain-containing protein, with amino-acid sequence MAPTSAGIERLTKALRLDTPIIGLYDTDPSPDFEPSVQAKGRACCFAYYPRWLKGETLVVKRAEGDDFMNPTHGCPGLQKHFGFDKKFAPWMANFLTDGKNGAPMGEGLKATPALAQEFLDQIVFPEPVGDHVLMGPLKLDHWDQVKSVTFFADPDRLAGLMTLATFWRSDPDEVAAPFSSGCGLMWEVFNNFGKDRAVIGATDLAMRRYLPPEIISLTVSPERFERMVDFPEDAFLNRSWWNELMDSREKGRDS; translated from the coding sequence ATGGCACCGACGTCGGCAGGGATCGAAAGGCTCACGAAAGCTCTCAGGTTGGATACCCCTATCATTGGGCTGTACGATACCGATCCTTCACCCGATTTCGAACCATCTGTCCAGGCCAAGGGCCGTGCCTGTTGCTTTGCTTACTACCCCCGTTGGCTCAAGGGGGAAACTCTTGTAGTCAAACGGGCCGAGGGCGATGATTTCATGAACCCGACACACGGCTGCCCCGGGCTGCAGAAGCATTTCGGTTTTGACAAAAAATTCGCCCCCTGGATGGCCAACTTCCTCACCGATGGAAAAAACGGGGCCCCCATGGGTGAGGGGTTAAAGGCTACTCCTGCCCTCGCTCAGGAATTCCTGGACCAGATAGTATTTCCCGAACCTGTCGGTGATCATGTCCTGATGGGCCCTCTCAAACTGGATCACTGGGACCAGGTCAAGTCCGTTACCTTCTTCGCGGACCCGGACCGACTGGCCGGACTTATGACTCTTGCCACCTTTTGGAGATCTGATCCCGATGAGGTCGCCGCGCCCTTTTCGTCCGGGTGCGGTCTCATGTGGGAGGTGTTTAACAACTTCGGGAAGGACCGGGCAGTCATCGGGGCGACCGATCTCGCCATGCGCAGGTACCTGCCCCCGGAGATCATCTCGCTGACAGTGTCGCCCGAGCGGTTCGAAAGGATGGTGGATTTTCCTGAGGATGCTTTTCTTAACAGATCCTGGTGGAATGAGCTCATGGATAGCAGAGAAAAGGGCCGTGACTCGTAA
- a CDS encoding DUF4412 domain-containing protein, giving the protein MMRFRRIFSAALALLVLSAFPAFAGWVETSQEGVFYYGDGIVKQVPSPEAGGPESIMDFRKGTVTMVDHDSRTYTTFKFEEFCQVLKKMYAGAPPEMLAQMKQMNESRPKPNVTVKKVGKGEPVAGYATTKYQVMDNGQLERTVWMAEDAQLANFYRSFGDQANEHMKKMMVCKDLGMNGDTVDMSSSYLDLMKKGWLMMEEVVDEDSVSGVSAPVEELVEENLPASTFQVPQGYKKVSLDQFNMGDQ; this is encoded by the coding sequence ATGATGAGATTTCGGAGAATTTTCAGTGCGGCCCTGGCCCTTTTGGTACTGTCTGCCTTCCCTGCTTTCGCCGGGTGGGTTGAAACGAGCCAGGAGGGTGTGTTCTACTACGGCGATGGTATTGTAAAACAGGTTCCCTCGCCGGAGGCCGGAGGCCCTGAATCGATCATGGATTTCAGGAAGGGCACCGTCACGATGGTAGATCACGATTCACGGACATACACGACCTTCAAGTTCGAGGAGTTCTGTCAGGTTCTCAAAAAGATGTACGCAGGCGCTCCTCCGGAAATGCTCGCCCAGATGAAGCAGATGAACGAATCAAGGCCGAAGCCCAATGTGACTGTAAAGAAGGTCGGCAAAGGAGAGCCCGTTGCCGGATACGCGACGACTAAATACCAGGTGATGGACAACGGCCAGCTGGAAAGAACAGTGTGGATGGCCGAGGACGCCCAGCTGGCAAATTTCTATAGATCTTTCGGGGACCAGGCAAATGAACACATGAAAAAAATGATGGTGTGCAAGGATCTCGGGATGAACGGGGACACCGTTGACATGTCATCTTCCTACCTTGATCTGATGAAAAAGGGCTGGCTCATGATGGAAGAGGTGGTGGATGAGGACTCTGTAAGCGGGGTATCGGCGCCCGTGGAAGAGCTGGTTGAGGAGAATCTGCCTGCCTCCACTTTCCAGGTCCCGCAAGGTTATAAGAAGGTCTCTCTCGATCAGTTCAATATGGGTGATCAATAG
- a CDS encoding OmpA family protein, whose translation MLYGKSSLTVFVLVLVAAIMFAWVPGSRAEDGDHPLIKRYPGSKGGKSFVRDFDEVQMPTGKSGRDGFADTITVKGKATGIVYQNPKKRSTLEIYQNYEEAMKAGGFEFLFTCADKECGKPGPEDPMLNYRWACFEQRHATARLARPEGDIFVNLHVCKGTDKTFLGIVESKPMETGLVKVDADALADEIDRTGHASIYGIYFDTDKADVKPESEQALGEIAKLLAQRPDLNLYVVGHTDSVGSLDYNRDLSVRRARAVVEVLTVKYGIAKSRLRGEGVGPLVPVLANSSDGGRAKNRRVELVKQ comes from the coding sequence ATGTTGTATGGAAAATCATCGTTGACGGTATTTGTTCTCGTCCTGGTGGCGGCAATAATGTTCGCCTGGGTTCCCGGTTCCAGGGCCGAAGACGGCGACCATCCCTTGATCAAGCGTTATCCCGGGTCGAAGGGGGGCAAGTCCTTTGTCCGCGATTTCGACGAAGTGCAGATGCCCACGGGTAAATCAGGACGTGACGGTTTTGCTGACACCATAACCGTCAAGGGCAAGGCCACCGGGATCGTCTATCAGAACCCTAAAAAAAGGTCGACCCTGGAGATCTACCAGAACTACGAAGAAGCCATGAAGGCCGGCGGCTTCGAGTTTCTCTTTACCTGCGCCGACAAGGAGTGCGGCAAACCAGGCCCGGAGGATCCCATGCTCAACTACCGGTGGGCCTGTTTCGAGCAGCGACACGCCACGGCCAGGCTTGCGCGGCCTGAAGGTGACATCTTCGTAAACCTCCACGTGTGCAAGGGCACCGACAAGACCTTCCTGGGGATCGTGGAATCAAAGCCCATGGAAACGGGGCTGGTCAAGGTGGATGCCGATGCTCTGGCCGACGAGATCGACCGCACCGGGCACGCCTCCATCTACGGCATCTATTTCGACACCGACAAAGCAGATGTGAAACCGGAATCCGAGCAAGCGTTAGGCGAGATCGCGAAACTCCTCGCTCAGAGGCCCGATCTGAATCTTTACGTCGTGGGACATACCGACAGCGTCGGGAGCCTGGATTACAACAGGGATCTTTCCGTGCGCCGAGCCAGGGCGGTGGTGGAGGTCCTGACGGTAAAGTACGGCATCGCAAAAAGCCGCCTGCGAGGTGAAGGCGTTGGCCCCCTGGTGCCGGTGCTGGCAAACAGCAGCGATGGAGGGCGGGCAAAGAACCGGCGGGTGGAACTGGTGAAACAGTAA
- a CDS encoding BCAM0308 family protein, with the protein MAKWKTGRVDRMRFKGDKDPYRLAEKPPGGAVCKDCGATVVDGRWTWSAPSGEVVSTVCPACRRIRDNYPAGYLTLDGPFFTENREEIMNLVSNVAEAEKGEHPLERVMAMENDGGTTGITTTGVHLARRLGDSVQRSYRGELTVHYEEGENRVRVNWAR; encoded by the coding sequence ATGGCGAAGTGGAAGACCGGACGGGTAGACAGGATGAGGTTCAAGGGGGACAAGGATCCGTACAGGCTGGCGGAAAAGCCGCCCGGGGGGGCAGTGTGCAAGGATTGCGGTGCGACGGTGGTGGATGGCCGATGGACGTGGAGCGCACCTTCAGGGGAGGTTGTCAGTACGGTCTGTCCGGCGTGCAGACGGATCAGGGATAACTATCCGGCCGGATATCTTACCCTGGACGGGCCATTTTTCACGGAGAACCGCGAGGAGATCATGAACCTGGTCAGCAATGTGGCGGAAGCGGAAAAGGGGGAGCATCCGCTGGAAAGGGTCATGGCTATGGAGAATGACGGTGGTACCACCGGCATTACAACTACCGGCGTGCACCTCGCCCGCCGCCTGGGCGACTCCGTCCAAAGGTCCTATCGCGGGGAACTGACGGTCCACTATGAAGAGGGTGAAAACCGGGTGCGCGTGAACTGGGCAAGATGA